One Mesorhizobium sp. J428 DNA segment encodes these proteins:
- a CDS encoding YnfA family protein, protein MATLAIYVGAALAEIGGCFAFWAWLRLDRSPLWLAPGMASLALFAWLLTRIDSDFAGRTYAAYGGIYITVSLFWLWTAESQRPDRWDVTGAAVCLVGAAIILWGPRPG, encoded by the coding sequence ATGGCAACACTCGCAATCTATGTCGGCGCGGCGCTGGCGGAAATCGGCGGCTGCTTTGCCTTCTGGGCCTGGCTGCGTCTCGACCGCTCGCCGCTGTGGCTCGCGCCAGGCATGGCCAGTCTTGCTCTCTTTGCCTGGCTCCTGACACGCATCGACAGCGATTTCGCAGGCCGCACCTATGCCGCCTATGGCGGTATCTACATCACGGTGTCGCTGTTCTGGCTTTGGACGGCGGAATCCCAGCGACCCGACCGCTGGGACGTGACCGGTGCTGCGGTTTGTCTGGTTGGCGCCGCAATCATCCTGTGGGGACCGCGACCGGGCTGA